Proteins from one Amycolatopsis benzoatilytica AK 16/65 genomic window:
- the hpt gene encoding hypoxanthine phosphoribosyltransferase: MYEGEIASVLITEQQINDKIAELAAKIAADHPENGRGDLLLVGVLKGAVMFMTDFARALPVPTQLEFMAVSSYGSSTSSSGVVRILKDLDRDIAGRDVLIVEDIVDSGLTLSWLLKNLASRNPASLEVVSLLRKPEASKVEVPVKYIGFDIPNEFVVGYGLDYAERYRDLPYIGTLDPHVYTSG; encoded by the coding sequence GTGTACGAGGGCGAGATCGCCTCCGTGCTCATCACCGAGCAGCAGATCAATGACAAGATCGCGGAGCTGGCGGCGAAAATCGCTGCCGACCACCCGGAAAACGGCCGAGGCGACCTCCTCCTGGTCGGCGTGCTGAAGGGCGCGGTCATGTTCATGACCGACTTCGCCCGTGCGCTTCCGGTGCCCACCCAGCTGGAGTTCATGGCCGTGTCCTCGTACGGGTCGTCGACCTCGTCGTCGGGGGTGGTGCGGATCCTGAAGGACCTGGATCGCGACATCGCCGGCCGGGACGTGCTGATCGTCGAGGACATCGTCGACTCCGGGCTCACCCTGTCGTGGCTGCTGAAGAACCTGGCGAGCCGGAACCCGGCCTCGCTCGAGGTCGTCTCGCTGCTGCGCAAGCCGGAAGCGTCGAAGGTCGAGGTGCCGGTCAAGTACATCGGCTTCGATATTCCCAACGAATTCGTAGTCGGCTACGGCCTGGACTACGCGGAGCGTTACCGGGACCTGCCCTACATCGGCACCCTGGACCCGCACGTCTACACCTCCGGTTAG
- the tilS gene encoding tRNA lysidine(34) synthetase TilS, translating into MPGEVCVAVSGGADSLALAEATAYVLRHSDVRTRALVVDHGLQAASAAVAAEAATVAKGLGIDVTEVHAVHVSGKGGPEAAARAARYHALREALPHGEGLVLLGHTQDDQAETVLLGLGRGSGPRSLAGMRPHDPPWGRPLLGITRAQTLQACAELGVEPWHDPHNADPRFTRVRLRSEALPLLEDVLSGGVSAALARTAAQLREDTEALDTLAARVYERARCEDELDVAVLAAEPAALRRRVLRRWLLDSGVRELTDAHLRSADALVARWRGQGGVWLPGNLEARRRRGRLSLAGPEPTTRGE; encoded by the coding sequence ATGCCCGGCGAAGTGTGCGTCGCAGTTTCAGGCGGTGCAGATTCTCTCGCGCTGGCTGAGGCGACGGCGTACGTCCTTCGGCACAGTGACGTCCGGACGCGCGCTCTCGTCGTCGACCATGGCCTGCAAGCCGCTTCAGCAGCCGTCGCGGCCGAAGCGGCGACAGTTGCGAAGGGTCTCGGCATTGACGTGACCGAGGTGCACGCAGTGCACGTCAGTGGCAAAGGCGGTCCCGAAGCCGCTGCGCGCGCTGCTAGGTATCACGCGCTGCGCGAAGCACTGCCGCACGGTGAAGGGCTCGTACTGCTCGGCCACACCCAGGACGACCAAGCCGAGACCGTGCTGCTCGGGCTCGGACGGGGCTCTGGGCCACGGTCGCTGGCTGGAATGCGTCCGCACGATCCGCCGTGGGGCCGTCCCCTGCTCGGCATCACGCGGGCACAGACCCTGCAAGCGTGCGCAGAGCTTGGTGTCGAGCCGTGGCACGACCCGCACAACGCCGATCCGCGCTTCACGCGTGTGCGGCTACGCAGTGAAGCGTTGCCGTTGCTGGAAGACGTTTTGTCGGGCGGTGTCTCCGCAGCGCTCGCGCGCACGGCGGCTCAGCTGCGCGAGGACACCGAGGCGTTGGACACACTCGCCGCACGGGTGTACGAGCGCGCGAGATGCGAAGACGAACTCGATGTGGCCGTGCTCGCGGCGGAGCCCGCTGCCCTGCGCAGGCGGGTTCTCCGCAGGTGGCTGCTGGACTCCGGGGTCCGCGAGCTGACCGACGCGCATCTGCGTTCGGCCGACGCGCTAGTGGCCCGCTGGCGCGGCCAAGGCGGAGTCTGGCTGCCGGGCAACTTGGAGGCTCGACGGCGGCGTGGCAGGCTTTCGCTTGCCGGACCCGAACCCACCACCCGAGGGGAATGA
- a CDS encoding ESX secretion-associated protein EspG: MPNAELLAPIEADFLWESAGMGELPYPLRIRSHGATLDERSSLRARTLGALADRGLADDRGRPAPHVEDYFGILASPDVSLDTVQLLDPNGEPLLAVAGSANGRALFAVQDQRGLHLHPCAPDGLATAIVSLLPGAPRGTEKSITVPLEQLVGASGVDFMQRRGNQVDASGRASVDEDRKALARLHAQQRLRGGQIGANARNRLGGRSRSTVLSWFDTETGRYFTQASQGHDGRDWITIAPADPATLRHRLGEMLASVSDQTSAGAF, from the coding sequence ATGCCGAACGCGGAGCTGCTCGCGCCAATCGAGGCGGACTTCTTGTGGGAGTCGGCCGGGATGGGCGAGCTGCCGTATCCGCTGCGGATCCGTTCGCACGGCGCGACGCTGGACGAACGCTCGTCGCTGCGCGCCCGCACGCTCGGCGCGCTGGCCGACCGCGGGCTCGCCGACGACCGCGGCCGCCCCGCACCGCACGTCGAGGACTACTTCGGCATTCTCGCTTCGCCGGACGTCAGCCTGGACACCGTCCAGCTGCTCGACCCGAACGGCGAGCCGCTGCTCGCGGTCGCCGGCAGCGCGAACGGCCGGGCCCTGTTCGCCGTGCAGGACCAGCGCGGCCTGCACCTGCACCCGTGCGCGCCGGACGGGCTCGCCACGGCGATCGTCTCGCTGCTGCCGGGTGCCCCGCGAGGCACCGAGAAGTCCATCACCGTGCCGCTGGAGCAGCTGGTCGGCGCTTCCGGCGTTGACTTCATGCAGCGCCGCGGCAACCAGGTCGACGCCTCCGGGCGGGCCAGCGTGGACGAGGACCGCAAGGCGCTCGCCCGGCTGCACGCCCAGCAGCGGCTGCGCGGCGGCCAGATCGGCGCGAACGCCCGCAACCGGCTCGGCGGCCGCAGCCGCTCGACCGTGCTGAGCTGGTTCGACACCGAGACCGGCCGCTATTTCACGCAGGCGAGCCAGGGCCACGACGGCCGCGACTGGATCACCATCGCCCCGGCCGACCCGGCGACCCTGCGCCACCGGCTCGGCGAGATGCTGGCCAGCGTCTCCGACCAAACCAGCGCAGGCGCGTTCTGA
- a CDS encoding ESX secretion-associated protein EspG, with protein MHQEFFSPLAFDFLWESAELGELPYPLRVRSHGATEDERVSLRHRVDAELKARGIRDSRGRLDPDIEDWLTLLARAPHSIDALHIPQFEHPPVALLAAGDERTGVVAIQDADGIWLREVAPDALVSAIVELLPGGPRGSEASVTLPLDEALHTPPIRVPVAAGGGESEEKSGRRPRRQSLSERANVDPRETYGLIAGQPRLRGGQLAANSRSQLGTRQRSRVLGWFDTATGRYLSLSRPGSDGREWVTVAPADPATLRSRLGEMVASVAVDTR; from the coding sequence ATGCACCAAGAGTTCTTCTCCCCGCTGGCCTTCGACTTCCTGTGGGAGTCGGCTGAACTGGGCGAGCTGCCCTACCCGCTGCGCGTGCGGTCGCACGGCGCGACCGAGGACGAGCGCGTATCGCTGCGGCACCGCGTCGACGCCGAGCTGAAGGCGCGCGGCATCCGGGATTCCCGTGGCCGGCTCGACCCCGACATCGAGGACTGGCTGACGCTGCTCGCGCGCGCCCCGCACTCGATCGACGCGCTGCACATCCCGCAGTTCGAGCACCCGCCGGTGGCGCTGCTCGCGGCCGGCGACGAGCGGACCGGAGTGGTCGCCATCCAGGACGCCGACGGCATCTGGCTGCGCGAGGTCGCGCCGGACGCGCTCGTCTCCGCGATCGTCGAACTGCTGCCGGGCGGGCCGCGCGGCAGTGAGGCGTCGGTCACGCTTCCCCTGGACGAGGCGCTGCACACGCCGCCGATCCGGGTCCCGGTCGCCGCGGGCGGCGGCGAGTCCGAGGAAAAGAGCGGTCGTCGGCCGAGACGTCAGTCACTCAGCGAGCGCGCGAACGTCGACCCGCGGGAGACCTACGGGCTCATCGCGGGCCAGCCGCGGCTGCGCGGCGGTCAGCTGGCAGCGAACAGCCGCTCGCAGCTCGGCACCCGGCAGCGGTCGCGGGTCCTGGGCTGGTTCGACACCGCCACCGGACGGTATCTGAGCTTGTCACGGCCCGGTTCGGACGGCCGCGAATGGGTCACCGTCGCGCCCGCCGACCCGGCGACGCTGCGCAGCAGGCTGGGTGAAATGGTGGCTTCGGTGGCGGTCGACACCCGCTAG
- a CDS encoding zinc-dependent metalloprotease: protein MVDWDRAAATGAMLVRGGPQIARGEADRAVVDLRELTAEAEEHVRELTGLGRDLPLLPGTVVDRPGWVRSAASGLGVLTGRALPAAQAGPLGPILASGAGVQTGVVLAFLASRVLGQYDPFGGSENQGELLLVAPNVVAAERAMKVPARDFRLWVCLHECTHRLQFTAVPWLRDYFADEVERLVSGLADSSADGLAELVGRLPDALRQRGKGAGIAELLQSPKERRVFDRLLALSTLLEGHADYVMDAVGPQVVPSVEQIRARFTARRQGGGLFDRILRAVLGLDAKIRQYEEGAKFTRHVVEAVGMDGFNKVWRSPNTLPTRAEIADPASWVRRLHG from the coding sequence ATGGTCGACTGGGACCGCGCGGCCGCCACCGGCGCGATGCTGGTGCGCGGCGGCCCGCAGATCGCCCGCGGCGAGGCTGACCGCGCGGTGGTCGACCTGCGGGAGCTGACCGCCGAGGCGGAGGAGCACGTCCGCGAGCTGACCGGGCTCGGCCGGGATCTGCCGCTGCTGCCCGGCACGGTGGTGGACCGGCCGGGCTGGGTCCGGTCCGCGGCGTCCGGCCTCGGCGTTCTCACCGGACGGGCGCTGCCCGCGGCTCAGGCCGGTCCGCTCGGGCCGATCCTGGCGTCCGGCGCGGGCGTGCAGACCGGCGTGGTGCTGGCGTTCCTCGCCTCCCGGGTGCTCGGCCAGTACGACCCGTTCGGCGGCAGCGAGAACCAGGGCGAGCTGCTGCTCGTCGCGCCGAACGTGGTGGCTGCCGAACGTGCGATGAAGGTGCCCGCCCGCGATTTCCGGCTGTGGGTCTGCCTGCACGAGTGCACGCACCGGCTGCAGTTCACCGCGGTGCCGTGGCTGCGCGACTACTTCGCGGACGAGGTGGAGCGGCTGGTGTCCGGTCTCGCGGACAGTTCCGCGGACGGTCTGGCCGAGCTGGTCGGCCGGCTGCCCGATGCGCTGCGCCAGCGAGGCAAGGGAGCCGGCATCGCGGAGTTGTTGCAGTCGCCCAAGGAACGCCGGGTGTTCGACCGGCTGCTGGCGTTGTCCACGCTGCTGGAAGGGCACGCGGACTACGTGATGGACGCGGTCGGCCCGCAGGTCGTGCCCAGCGTCGAGCAGATCCGCGCCCGGTTCACCGCCAGGCGCCAAGGCGGCGGTCTTTTCGACCGGATCCTGCGCGCCGTGCTGGGCCTCGACGCGAAGATCCGCCAGTACGAAGAAGGCGCGAAGTTCACCCGGCACGTGGTGGAAGCGGTCGGCATGGACGGGTTCAACAAGGTCTGGCGTTCGCCGAACACGCTGCCGACTCGCGCCGAGATCGCGGACCCCGCGTCCTGGGTGCGGCGCTTGCACGGGTGA